Within the Desulfatibacillum aliphaticivorans DSM 15576 genome, the region CCAGCTCCTGGCGGCTGGATATATTCTCCCCCAAAACCAAACCGCCCAATTCGTGGGGGGCTTTGGCATGGCTTACAGGAGCCAACAAGAAAAACAAGCTGATCAAAACCAACAAAGGATATTTTTTCATGATTTTCCGTCCTGACTCACTTACTGGTTGAAGGTTGCTTAATGATATATCAAACATACAGCCGCCAATCAAGATTTCCTGAAGCAAAACCTGTTCCAATTCATTTACGAACGGCTTTTGAGGCATGAGCGCCTCGGCGCCTCCTGCTCACTCTCCTTCCATAGCGCTGTAATTTCAATGATCTGTCGCCATTGGCATGAACGGACTTTTACAAATCCTGGGCGCCCGACAAATACGGCGAAAGGCTGGAATACAGCGACGCCTAAGCAGAATAAAGGCGGGCCTCTCCCATGGCGATTCATTCCGCGTCGCCGCGGGCTGGATCTGCTTTCACGCCATGACTTCTTCATGGATCAAAGGGATGATAAACCGGGATTGCACCTTGCATGCGGAATCCGGCTGCCGCTCGACCGCCAAGGCCGCCACGTGATGCTCTGTGGGAGTGAGCAGCCGGAAGGCCCAGGCTTGGGGATCGTCCTCCAGGAGAGGATCCAGGACGATGCGGGGGTGGCCGCTTTCGGCGGCTTCAAAGGAAAAAAGGTCCAGGCCCATGGACAAGCCCACGCCCCGGGCTTTGATGTAAGACTCTTTTAATGTCCAGATATTGAAAAAAAGGCGGCGTTTGGCGTATTCCGGGACTTCTTTCAGCAGGTTTGCTTCATACGGAGAAAAATAACGGGCGGCAAAGCGGTCAAAATCCCGCTGCCTGTCCCATCGTTCCACATCCACGCCCACGGACCCGTTTAGGGTTACAGC harbors:
- a CDS encoding 4'-phosphopantetheinyl transferase family protein; protein product: MENLPQLNLEPGQVHVWFTCPEDIQDPDLLASYHSLLTEEEKEKQARYIMPWHRHTSLVSRALVRCVLSRYAAVKPHEWRFDKNNHGKPRLAEECLLLPLQFNLAHTHGMAACAVTLNGSVGVDVERWDRQRDFDRFAARYFSPYEANLLKEVPEYAKRRLFFNIWTLKESYIKARGVGLSMGLDLFSFEAAESGHPRIVLDPLLEDDPQAWAFRLLTPTEHHVAALAVERQPDSACKVQSRFIIPLIHEEVMA